GGCGACGCCAACAAGCTCTGGATCGTCCCCAGCGAAATCGGCGACGCCCTCAAGGGCCTCTCCGGAGCCATGGGCAACTTCGGCCCCCTCGGCGGCGGTGGCCAGGGCAACGGCGGAGCCTCGGTCCCACCCCAGAACAACGGCACAGACCGCCGCGAGAAGCCGAGCATCGACTGAGGGTTCTATACGACACCGGTTCCCCCCGGCCCCCCTTCAGGGGCGCGGGGAACTGCGCGAGAAACCACAGACAACCCGCAGCCGACGTACGCCACAAGCCCCTAGCCCCTACGACGACTGCTCAGGCAGCATCCCGAGCCAGCCACCCAGGCAGAGCCTCGAACTCCTCGGCCCCCAAGGCCAAGAGCATCGCATCGGCCGGCGTCGGCTCGAACGGCTCCCGAAGAAGCGCCATCCCCGCCTCCTCAGGAGTCCGGTTGGCCTTCCGGTGATTGTCCTCCGCACACGCGGCCACCGTATTCAGCCACGTGTCCTGCCCACCCTGCGCCCGCGGCAGCACATGGTCCACGGTCGTCGCCCGGCGCCCGCAGTACGCGCACCGGTGCCGGTCCCGGACCAGCACACCCCGCCTCGACCACGGCGCTTGTCTTCGGAACGGCACCCGTACATACCTGCACAGCCTGATCACCCGAGGCGCGGGTATGTCCACATCGGCACCGCGCATACGCAGTTCGGGATGGGCCTGTTCGACCACGGCCTTGTCCTGGAGCACCAGGACGACGGCTCGATTCAGCGTCACCGTCGACAGCGGCTCGAAGCTCGCGTTCAGCACCAGCGTGTCCCGCATCCAGCCCACCTCCCGTGCGCACCTGCCCACCCCCCGGCGGGCTTGGATCAACTCTGGACGGGCGCGCCGAGATGGACAACGCAATAAAAAATGCCCGCCTCCGATCACTTCCAAGACCGAAGGCGGGCAAACGTTCAATGAACGCTCGGCTGAATCACGGCACTGCGCTCAGCCCTGCGCGGGGTTCTCGTACTCACCGATGAGCTGCGCACGCGCGATCGTGTGGAACCGCAGATTGAAACCGACGACGGCCGGCGACACGTCCGAATCCGGACCCAGCTTCTCCTGATCCACGGCGTAGACCGTGAAGACGTACCGGTGCGGCCCGTCCCCGGGCGGCGGTGCGGCACCGCCGAAGTCCTTCGTCCCGTAGTCGTTGCGCACATGCACCGCGCCCTCGGGCAGGCCCTCGAACTTGCCGCTGCCCGCACCCGCCGGCAGCTCCGTCACGGAAGCCGGGATGTCGAACAGGACCCAGTGCCAGAACCCGCTGCCGGTCGGCGCGTCCGGGTCGTAACAGGTCACGGCGAAGCTCTTGGTCTCCGGCGGAAAACCCTCCCAGCGCAGCTGCGGCGAGGTGTTGCCCTCCGCATGGACCTGGGCGCTCCCCAGCGTCGCACCCTCCTCGATGTCCGCACTCGTCACCGTGAACGACGGCACGGGCGGATGGAAGTCATGGGGGAGCGGCCGTCGCTTGAGCTCGGTCACCTCGGTACCTCCTGATCGATGATCTGGAACCAGCAGTCCCCGAGCCTAGAACCAGTTGCGCTTGCTGCCGACCTCGGACAGCCACTGGTTCAGATAAGCCGCCCAGTCGGTCCCCATCCAGTCGTTCAGCCCCACCTGGAAGGACCGGTAGGTGTCCGAGCCCTCGCTGAACAGACCCGGCTTCTTGTCCATCTCCAGTACGACGTCCATCGCGTACTCGTCGGCCACGAAGCTCAGCTCGACCTGGTTCAGGCCCCGGTACTGCGACGGCGGGTGGAACTCGATCTCCTGGTAGAAGGGCAGCGTCTGCCGCGTACCCCGGATGTGCCCGCGCTCCATGTCCGCGTTCTTGAAGCGGAAGCCCAACTGGATGAACGCGTCCAGGATCGCCTTCTGCGCCGGCAGCGGATGCACGTTGATCGGGTCCAGGTCGGTGGAGTCGATGGCCCGCGCGATCGCCAGCTCGGTGGTCACCCCGATGTGCATCCCGCGCAGCGCCTGCCCGTCGATCATCGTGACCGGCGTCTCCCAGGGGATCTCCAGCCCGAACGGCACCGCGTGCACCGCACCGGCCTGCAGCTCGAAGGCACCACCGAGCCGCACCTTGGTGAACTCGATGTTCTGCTTGTACTCCTCGTCGCCGCTCTCCACCTCGACCCTGGCCTGCAGACCGACCGACAGCCCCTCGATGTCCTGGTTCACGGACCCGCCCTGGATGCGCACCTCACCCTGGACGACACCGCCCGGCACGACATTGACCTCGGTCAGCACGGTCTCGACCGACGCCCCACCGGCCCCAAGGCTCGCGAGCAGCTTCTTGAACGCCATTGACTCTCCCTTTACGAAGGACCCTCGACCCCTACAAACGCGATCCGCCCCCGACCCGGTTCCGCCGGCGTGGCGTCCCGTCTGCATTACCCTCGGAGGCCATGATCGCGCCCCCGGACCGTACGCCACTGCCCCGAGAGTTCTTCGACCGCCCGGTCCTGGAGGTGGCACCGGACCTTCTCGGCCGCATCCTGGTGCGTACGACACCCGACGGCCCGATCGCCGTCCGCCTCACGGAGGTCGAGGCGTACGACGGCCCGAACGACCCCGGCTCACACGCCTACCGCGGCCGCACCGCCCGCAACGCGGTGATGTTCGGCCCGCCCGGGCATGTGTACGTCTACTTCACCTACGGCATGTGGCACTGCATGAACCTCGTCTGTGGCCCCGAGGGCCGCGCGAGTGCCGTCCTGCTCCGCGCCGGCGAAGTCGTCGAGGGCGTCGAACTGGCCCGCAAACGGCGAATTTCGGCCCGGAACGACAAGGAACTGGCCAAGGGTCCGGCCCGTCTGGCGACGGCCCTGGAAGTCGACCGCGCCCTGGACGGCACGGACGCGTGCACCTCCGGCGAGACCCCGCTGCGCATGCTGACCGGTACGCCGGTGGCCGCTGACCAGGTACGAAGCGGCCCCCGCACCGGAGTCGCCGGCGACGGCGGGAACGGCGACATCCATCCCTGGCGCTACTGGGTCGCCAACGACCCGACGGTCAGCCCCTATCGGGCCCATGTGCCGAGGCGCCGCCCAAGTTGACGCACCCCGCGGAGGTGCGTAATGTATCCCGAGCCGCTGAACCGGGTACGGCGATCGCCTGCAGCCGGAGCGGCCATCCACTACTCAGCTACAAACCCTCGACGGGGTCGATTTTGGTGCGTCCGCGTGCCTGAATTCGAACTCGCAGGACTCGATTATGAGCCGCCGAGAGAATGAGCTAAAGTAGTGAATGTCGAAAGGCCCCGCCGACAGGGAATCAGGCCCGAAAGGATCTGATAGAGTCGGAAACACCGAAGGGAAGCCCGGAGGAAAGCCCGAGAGGGTGAGTACAAAGGAAGCGACCGTTCCTTGAGAACTCAACAGCGTGCCAAAAATCAACGCCAGATATGTTGATACCCCGTCTCCGGTCGTCATGACTGGGGCGAGGTTCCTTTGAAAAACACAGCGAGGACGCTGTGTGCGAGGGGATTATTCCTCCTCTCGCACCGCTCTCGTGGTGTTCATCCCGATTACGGGAAAACATTCACGGAGAGTTTGATCCTGGCTCAGGACGAACGCTGGCGGCGTGCTTAACACATGCAAGTCGAACGATGAAGCCCTTCGGGGTGGATTAGTGGCGAACGGGTGAGTAACACGTGGGCAATCTGCCCTTCACTCTGGGACAAGCCCTGGAAACGGGGTCTAATACCGGATACGAGGTTCGCAGGCATCTGTGAACTTGGAAAGCTCCGGCGGTGAAGGATGAGCCCGCGGCCTATCAGCTTGTTGGTGAGGTAATGGCTCACCAAGGCGACGACGGGTAGCCGGCCTGAGAGGGCGACCGGCCACACTGGGACTGAGACACGGCCCAGACTCCTACGGGAGGCAGCAGTGGGGAATATTGCACAATGGGCGAAAGCCTGATGCAGCGACGCCGCGTGAGGGATGACGGCCTTCGGGTTGTAAACCTCTTTCAGCAGGGAAGAAGCGAGAGTGACGGTACCTGCAGAAGAAGCGCCGGCTAACTACGTGCCAGCAGCCGCGGTAATACGTAGGGCGCAAGCGTTGTCCGGAATTATTGGGCGTAAAGAGCTCGTAGGCGGCTTGTCACGTCGATTGTGAAAGCCCGAGGCTTAACCTCGGGTCTGCAGTCGATACGGGCTAGCTAGAGTGTGGTAGGGGAGATCGGAATTCCTGGTGTAGCGGTGAAATGCGCAGATATCAGGAGGAACACCGGTGGCGAAGGCGGATCTCTGGGCCATTACTGACGCTGAG
Above is a genomic segment from Streptomyces fodineus containing:
- a CDS encoding YbhB/YbcL family Raf kinase inhibitor-like protein, translated to MTELKRRPLPHDFHPPVPSFTVTSADIEEGATLGSAQVHAEGNTSPQLRWEGFPPETKSFAVTCYDPDAPTGSGFWHWVLFDIPASVTELPAGAGSGKFEGLPEGAVHVRNDYGTKDFGGAAPPPGDGPHRYVFTVYAVDQEKLGPDSDVSPAVVGFNLRFHTIARAQLIGEYENPAQG
- a CDS encoding sporulation protein codes for the protein MAFKKLLASLGAGGASVETVLTEVNVVPGGVVQGEVRIQGGSVNQDIEGLSVGLQARVEVESGDEEYKQNIEFTKVRLGGAFELQAGAVHAVPFGLEIPWETPVTMIDGQALRGMHIGVTTELAIARAIDSTDLDPINVHPLPAQKAILDAFIQLGFRFKNADMERGHIRGTRQTLPFYQEIEFHPPSQYRGLNQVELSFVADEYAMDVVLEMDKKPGLFSEGSDTYRSFQVGLNDWMGTDWAAYLNQWLSEVGSKRNWF
- a CDS encoding HNH endonuclease → MRDTLVLNASFEPLSTVTLNRAVVLVLQDKAVVEQAHPELRMRGADVDIPAPRVIRLCRYVRVPFRRQAPWSRRGVLVRDRHRCAYCGRRATTVDHVLPRAQGGQDTWLNTVAACAEDNHRKANRTPEEAGMALLREPFEPTPADAMLLALGAEEFEALPGWLARDAA
- a CDS encoding DNA-3-methyladenine glycosylase codes for the protein MIAPPDRTPLPREFFDRPVLEVAPDLLGRILVRTTPDGPIAVRLTEVEAYDGPNDPGSHAYRGRTARNAVMFGPPGHVYVYFTYGMWHCMNLVCGPEGRASAVLLRAGEVVEGVELARKRRISARNDKELAKGPARLATALEVDRALDGTDACTSGETPLRMLTGTPVAADQVRSGPRTGVAGDGGNGDIHPWRYWVANDPTVSPYRAHVPRRRPS